The Arachis hypogaea cultivar Tifrunner chromosome 14, arahy.Tifrunner.gnm2.J5K5, whole genome shotgun sequence DNA window atattatgaaagaaacgtggatattaatatattattataaaaaaatatttatattattaaatttaaaatatatatatattaatattgtaaATCACTTATTAATGGTAgtaatatatatgattatattattagaaaaaaaataaaattataatttattatataaattatactaaatataatttattcaaattatacataaaattatacataattatttattcttaaagtagagaatgaagatatatatatatatattttattattattattattattattattattattattattattattaattaattaattaattaattaataattttttaattttaaaagtattataataaaaaatatagattcTGAGTGAATAATAAATATGTTAGTCtattaaatagaatttttaaattaaattatgagagtaaaataatatttctagtttttttttgttcCAAACCATAGTTTGTTTTAGAtaatttgagattttattttctGATGTATTGAGTATGATTTTATTTCAATGCTctttattatcatattattagttaataattttttgagttaatactcaatttggtcttTGAGCTTACAAGTAAGCCTTAATTTAGTCTCTAAAGTTTCAATTGCCTCTATTTagtctacaaaatttataaacgtGCTTCATATTAGTCCCTGAGacgatttttagtataaaaacgttAATGGAGCGCTGGTATAGACTATTAGATATCACGTTAAAATTTGTAAAATGATAcagttttggttttggcatttaaATAGCTCAAAAAGAGCATCGCATCACTTATTTTGttaggtaaaattttaataaacacaatTTACGATGTTATTTTTTGGTTATTTGAGTGTCAAAACTAAAATGACATCATTTTACAAAGTTTAGTGTGACATTCGGCTGTTCACAACAATGTTCCGTTAATATTTGTACGTTGAAAATTATTTCAAGCATTAACATAAGTTATGTTCACAAAGTTTGAGGATTAAATAAAGGCAATTAAAACtatagagactaaattaaaatttgcatATAAGTTAAAGAACCAAATtgaatattatttctaatttctttACTAAATGTCAAAGAATTATACTAATAGAAGAAATATGTATACTAATATatgattattaaaaataaaatatttatatataattaaagttaGAATACGTACATTAATATTCTAAATCAATTAATGCTAGAGACGCGacatatatgattatattattagaagaaagataatattttaaattattactaattacattaaacataaattatataatttatattataattatatataattatttgttcttaaattacgaaaaattaaattattatattattaattaataatttattttttaattttaaaagcatgATAATTAAATGCATAAAACTCGGATTAAAAAGTAAATATGTTAatcttttaaatagaatttttaaattaaattttgataataaaataatatttttagttttttctttgttaaaaattttgtgaTTGATTTATTTTAGATACttcttttaagattttattttttaatacggTATATtgggtataattttattttaatattttttattttctttttttctaagcATGGGTGTTTTAAAAGTGTACCattatttaaacaaatattttaaataatattaaatattttagaatttatcttATACGAAATCATAAATGGAATAACTTGTCATAATAATTACAATTAaagaaatatagaataaaataattattaaatataacgtatattaattgaattgttacaattaataaaaaaatcagtgTACATAGATGCataattagtatataattatGAGATAAATAATATCTTAATTTAATACCATTTACACTGATCATTAGATTTATTATTGTAATGAAtacatgaaaaaaagaagaatcaAATATTGTTTGTATTAACACAAATTGTATGAGACTTTTTAATAACTATTAATACCTAATAATTAAAcctcttaaaataataataaatggaaCCTAATCAATTTATATGCACAATACTAAACATAATTGAAACCTAATCAATTAGAACCTAATAATTAGAATTATAatctcttaaaaaaattaatttgaattttgagagtaaaataatattttaaatgatactaagcataaataaatataatatataaatttattatataataaataaaaataacatatatattaataTGCGAACGGTAAGATTTATACATTATTAAAGTTATAATGCGTGCataaatgttttaaattaattaataaaaaaattatattattacattattagaaaaaagataataatttaatttattactaattatATGCATTAAACGTAATTTACATAAATTATACTACAAtcatacataattttttaaaattagagaattaaattataatataagaaTTGTCATGATTACTAGGTTATATTTTAACATTTGGTTTAATATATTGTTAAAtagaatattatttaaaattttaatatatatgttttattttgttatttttttaggtATGAACTTATTAGAGATATCAAGGTAACGTTCGAACATATATAaagtttagaaaaataaaattatagtactTCGATTATGGAatgtaaaataatttgaaatgtaaaaataaaaaatttcttattGAAATGATTCTAATTGCTGATAAAGAAGTAATTATATAATttgtatattaataataaatcaattatatattttataccattcttaattaattctttattttaataGTATTTTATAAGAGTGTTTTATATAGTACATTTAAGAATCCAAATATATATCTATTTACTTTAAGAAGGATACTATTTTGTACTCAATTATATTAAAGACTCTCCAATAGTAAATTCTTTTTTGCTTTGAACCAAACTAAAAAATATTCCCAAAAAAAGAGATGGCTCATTCTTGATAGACAagacttatataattcatttttaaatgagttggtttaaatttattttgatgaattttttagaaataaatttatgtgtttttactttataaatataatagaatttttaactagaaaataaaatttaaaaatttataataaatttaacagTGCGATATTTTTATTGTGCTAAAACTTGATGAGTTGTGACAAATTGAAAtagttgtaaaaatatttttaaattttatataaattatttttaaatttatcttaatATATTATAGGGATGGACTTAAATTGAGATTCACCTTCTATGAGAATTTTGCAAATTGATTCatcaaatatatgtataattacaTAAATAGAAGATATGTTAAATAAGTTAAATAtgttcataatttaaaaaaaatatattttaaatataaatacaaaaaataaatatttttcatgcattggATACATAcactaattaatattaattacataaaattttataatattattaatgatattaataggtttgaataataattaattttattaatcattAATCATTAATTATTAACAAATCGCATGAAATATGCCTTACAAAAAATCTCGTAATTAttgataaatattataattaagatttaatatttttcttaaatgaCAAGGAGGAGAGACATACGAAGACTAACACCAAAATGCGTtttgtcaaataaaatataataagaatttaattttaatgtattgatagtatataaaattttaaacaattatttaattaaatttatgtgtttaaataactttttatttataatcaataaattaagaattaatctgttgctaatcaaaattttatttaaaagtttgttgttagctaataaattattgtatgtacaaaataaaattcaaattctcaatatttatttGTATAGATGAGTGAGTTAACCATTCGATTAATTAAAGTTATTTTGTAAATTATATTGATAattcatgaaaattaaattctatagtatatatatatatatatatggtatgaTATGAGGaacgatttaatttaatttatggaAGATTTGCTATGAACGTGAAAAGAAGGTTTAGACACCAGCAAAAATGTATTTGGAAAAAATTTAGGgtcagtaatttttgtgttttttggctagcacttaattattaaaacaaaagtGAATGATCTCCTaccattaaatataatttcacaccattaaaaatattattgatggccaattaatagttacaaaatactaaaattaatgaCCCTAGCATTCCTAATGTATTTGCATGATTTGCTCATTTAGAAGATTTCTTCATAACTAATAAGGTAAGACAAACCCTCACGGAGAAAAATATATTCcaatcttaaaattaaaaataaaaactaattctcTAAATAGAAATTCAACCAAATCAGATTAAGTTACTAACATTTCTAATGATTATTTATGACAgtttaattatcaaaaaaaaaaaaaaaaaaaaaactatgaatgcatgataatATGTTAAAGTATCATTATTAGTAAAGGATAACGGATTTTGTTTGCGAATAAAAGCGTGCCATTACCAACACCAAAATTTCAATCTCCGCACACAAACCCATCCATGGCAGAAAAACCAGCTTCTCCTTCATGTTTTTTCTTTGCAGCTTCTCTTGTTCTACTAACCCTTTCTTCTTGTTTGGcatcaccaacaccaacaccaccatcACCCTCCTGCCTCTCAGGCACACTCTCCAACATACTCTACCGCAACAACAACGCTTCTTTCCCCACAGTTCTGGAAAACTACATACGCAACGCTAGGTGGAACACAACTACAACACCAAAGCCATTGCTCATCATCACACCCCTTCAAGAATCCGACGTTCAAGCTGCAGTTCTCTGCGCCAAGAGGATTGGCCTCCAAATCAGGATCCGAAGCGGCGGCCATGACTACGAAGGCCTTTCGTATGTCTCCCGATCCCAACAACCCTACTTCGTTCTTGACATGTCCAATCTCCGGCAAATAACCGTCGACATTGGAAAACAAGTTGCCACGGTTCAAGCCGGAGCCACGCTCGGAGAACTTTACTATAATATATGGAAAAATAGCAAAATCCATGGCTTCCCTGCTGGATTGTGCACCACTCTTGGCGTTGGTGGCCACATAAGCGGAGGAGGCTACGGTGCCATGTTGAGAAAATACGGTTTATCCGTTGATAATGTAATCGACGCGAAAATCGTTGATGTTAAGGGTAGAATTCTTAATAGAAAGGCGATGGGGGAGGATCTTTTTTGGGCTATTAGAGGCGGCGGCGGAGCGAGTTTTGGTGTAGTTTTGTCGTATACAGTTAAGTTAGTTCCTGTAACTGAAAATGTAACCGTTTTTCGCGTGGAAAGGACGTTGGAACAGAATGCAACAGATCTTGCCGTTCAGTGGCAGCAAGTTGCTCCAACCATTGATGATAGGTTTTTCCTTCGGCTTCTCTTGCTCCCTTCCAACAAAACGGTTAAAGCCAGTATTGTAGCGTTTTTTCTCGGTGGTGCTGACGAGGCAGTTTCGATATTGAAGAAAAAGTTTCCTCTTCTTGGTCTCGAGAAACAGAATTGCattgaaatgagttggattgagtCGGCGATTTGGTTGAATAATCCCGATGATTACAAGATCGGTGTTAAGCCGGAGATTATTCTGAATCGGCGTCTCAATACAGCtggtttcctcaagagaaaatcCGATTATGTTCAGGTTCCGATCTCCAAAGAAGCGTTGGAGGGGATAGCGAAGAAGATTATTGAGCTGGGGAAGGTTGCGCTTGCGTTCAATCCTTACGGCGGGAAGATGGCTGAGATTCCGGCGGACGCCACCGCTTTCCCTCACCGTGCCGGGAACTTGTTCAAGATTCAGTATTCTGTGAATTGGAA harbors:
- the LOC112741493 gene encoding berberine bridge enzyme-like 21, whose amino-acid sequence is MAEKPASPSCFFFAASLVLLTLSSCLASPTPTPPSPSCLSGTLSNILYRNNNASFPTVLENYIRNARWNTTTTPKPLLIITPLQESDVQAAVLCAKRIGLQIRIRSGGHDYEGLSYVSRSQQPYFVLDMSNLRQITVDIGKQVATVQAGATLGELYYNIWKNSKIHGFPAGLCTTLGVGGHISGGGYGAMLRKYGLSVDNVIDAKIVDVKGRILNRKAMGEDLFWAIRGGGGASFGVVLSYTVKLVPVTENVTVFRVERTLEQNATDLAVQWQQVAPTIDDRFFLRLLLLPSNKTVKASIVAFFLGGADEAVSILKKKFPLLGLEKQNCIEMSWIESAIWLNNPDDYKIGVKPEIILNRRLNTAGFLKRKSDYVQVPISKEALEGIAKKIIELGKVALAFNPYGGKMAEIPADATAFPHRAGNLFKIQYSVNWNDSSPAAAENFVNETRSLYSYMTPFVSKNPRSAFLNYRDLDIGINTFGKNSYEEGKVYGAKYFNGNFERLVKIKTAVDPDNFFRNEQSIPILPNNH